DNA sequence from the Arthrobacter sp. V1I9 genome:
TGCCAGACAACACCGGCCTTGCCATTGCTTTCGACCGCCTGGATGGTGCTCGCCACCGCCTTGGTCACGGCGTAGTACTGGTGCGGCTTGGCGATACGTTTGGCGAGACCGCCCGACCCCTGATCGAAGGCCGTGAAGTTCCGGACGAGCTGCAGGAAGCGTTCTTGGTTGTAGAGGCCGTCCAGGGCGGTGTCAAGGGCGGTGACCGCGTCGCCATCGACCATATAACCCTGGGGGACGGGGGCGCCGTCGTCGTCAACGTTCCAGGGTGAGAAGTGATTGAAGGGGGTGAACGGCGTTCCGTACTTGGCCTGAATTCCGTCGGTGGCGAGGGTGAACACGCAAAAGCGGAACGCCATGGGGAACTCACGGAGGTAGGTCTGGAGCTGTGCGTGGGCGCCGGGGAGGTCGGCGTGCGCGCTGCCTGCCTTCTTGAGTTCGATGATGCTGACGGGCATGCCGTTGCAGTAGAGCACCACGTCGAAGCGCCGTTTGTAGTCACCCTGGATGAGCGTGACCTGGTTGACGGCGAGCCAGTCGTTCTGGTCGGGTGACTGGCTGAGAAGCCGGATGGTCGGGTTGGCTTCGTTTCCGTCCGAGTCGATGTAGGTCAGCCGGTAGCCGTCGACGAGGCAGTTGTGGATGCGGTGGTTCTCGGCCATCGCATCGTTCGACTTGGGCGATGAGATTTCCGCCAGAGCCTGCTGCAGATACTGGGCGGGCACCGCCGGGTTGAGGCGCTGGAGGGCGGCAAGCAGGCGTGGCCGGATCAGAAGTTCCGACCAGGACTCGCGTTCCCCGGTGCCGGGCGCAACGGCCTGGCCGTCCAGCGGCTTCCAGTCCAGCTCGCCGAGCCGCTCCTTTGCTGCGCCCTCCCAGTCGGCTTCGGAAAAGGCTACTGTCGGTGCTGTCACGATGATTCCCCCAAAATCGACTTGTTGTTCTGCTTACTCCGGCTTCGTGCGGCTGCCCGCTGCCCATTACACCTGCCGTGCGCATTTATACGCCGGCGTTCTCCAAGACTTTCTCAGCGTTTTTGACGCGGACGTTGCCGGACATCAGCTGAGGGAGGAGCACATCGCGGGTTTCGACGAGTTTGAGGTTTTCGACCTCGGCCGCCAGACTTTTCTCCCACAATGCCGTCATCAATTCGTCATGTCGGCGAATGGTTTCTTCGGCCGGAACGGCCACTGGTTCGTCCAGATGCTTCCGCTGAATGTGGCCCATCGTGGTTGCCTTGTCGGCAGCTATTGCTTTGAATTGGTCCAATTTGTGTCGAAGTAGTTCGTACACCAGCCAGTATGGGTAGCCAGCATTGGGGATCACTTTGAAGATGTGCTGATTGACGATGGCCTCTGGCCGGAACCATCTGTGGAGCGTCAATGAACCGGACCAGGCAAACAAGAGGTCACCCGGGCGGGCAACATGCTGTGCTTCGACGTCAATGTCGTTGTAGACCGTCGAAGCGCCGATTCCGGAGTTCAGTTCAGCGATGCGAATGACCACTCGACCGTGCCCGCTCGCCCCCTTGGTGAAGGCTTTTCCGTTCACGAATTGAGCAGTGCCTGAAAGCGGAATCATCCGGCTGTCGATGCTTCCCATGGATCGAAAAACTGTGTGCGACAGGTCATCGATCTTCGATATGACTTGGGTGTTGGCGGCGATCTTGTCGTCGAGGGCACCTAGGACCGAGGCGATGGCCCGTTGGTCATCGATACCCCAAAGGGGAACGCGGCAATCAGTGAAGAAACCGGACGGAACGCGCTGTCGGCCGGACGTGCCTTCCATACGGCCAATTGCCATCTCCCGTATGTCTGGATGTCGCATCAGGTAATACACGAACAACGAATCAGACACCCCTTCCCGTCCACGGAGCACCACAAACTCCGTAGAACCAGACGCAACTTCGCCATCGCGGGCAAGCAAAGCTCTCGCTATCTTTCCATTTTCGAGACACGGCGTAATCCGCGCGAAAAGAGTGTCGCCGGACATGAATCTTGCACCGCCGCCGAAAGCTCTTGTCTCCGAGGGGGTGGCATCTCTTTTGCTTGGGCTCACATCATCCATGCTCACGAACCACGCAGTTTGGCCTTTTGTGAGTTGCACCTGGGGATTTATCTCTGCGAACTTTGCGAGGCTGATCAGTTCCATTAGAAAACCCTTCTCAACTGCTCGCGCACAACCGCTGCCAGCCGCTCAGACTCTTCGAACTGCTCAAGCAACTCCTTTGAAAGCCGGGTGATCTTCTCATCGATCGGCTCGCCGTCATCCTCAACCGCAGCCGCCCCCACGTACCGGCCCGGCGTGAGCACATAGTCGGCGGCCTTGATCTCCGCGAGGGTCGCCGAATAGCAGAAGCCGGCCTCGTCGTCGTATGTCAGCCTTGCCTCAACCGCCGACGCGGTGCCGCGCCACGCGTGGTACGTGTTGGCGATCTTGGCGATGTCCTCGTCGGACAGGGCGCGCTCGGCCCGGTCCACCATATAGCCCAAGCTCCGGGCGTCGATGAAGAGTACTTGGCCGGTCCTGTCCACGGAACCGCGTGGTCCTGCGGTCTTGTCCTTCGTGAAGAACCAAGTGCATACGGGGATGCCGGTGCTGCGGAAGAGCTGGGTTGGCAGGACCACCATGCAGGAGACGAGGTCAGCCTCGACCAGTTGGGCGCGGATTTCGCCTTCGCCACCGGAATTGGAGGACATTGAGCCGTTGGCCATGACCACGCCGGCGCTGCCGCCCGGGGCCAGTTTGGAGATGATGTGCTGGATCCAGGCGTAGTTGGCGTTGCCGGCAGGGGGGACGCCGTACTTCCAGCGCGGGTCGGACTCGGAACGAGCCCAGTCCTTGATGTTGAACGGCGGGTTGGCCATGATGAAGTCCGCGCCGTTGTTCCCGGTCAGCTCGGGGTGCTGGTCGCGGGCGAAGGTGTCGCCCCAGCGGGAAGCGAGGTTGGCGTTGAGGCCGTGGATGGCAAGGTTCATCTTGGCCATCCGCCAGGTGCGCTCGTTGAGTTCCTGGCCGTAGACGGAGATGTCCGAGCCCTCCATGTTGTGGGCCGCGAGGAACTTTTCGGCCTGGACGAACATGCCGCCGGATCCGCAGCAGGGGTCGTAGACGCGGCCGCGGTGGGGTTCGAGGACTTCGACGAGGACGCGGACCACTCCGGCGGGTGTGTAGAACTCGCCGCCGCGCTTTCCTTCCGCCTTGGCGAACTTTTCCAGGAAGTATTCGTAGACCTCGCCGAGGAGGTCGCGGGCCTTGCTGGCGCCCTGTCCGGTGAAGCGGGCGGAGTTGAACAGGTCCAGGAGTTCGCCGAGGCGGCGCTGGTCGACGTTGTCGCGGTTGTAGATGCGGGGGAGCGTGGCGGCCAACGACTTGTTGTCGGCCATGATGAGGTCCATGGCTTCGTCGATTAGCTGGCCGATCGACTTGGGCTGCTCACCATCCATCGCGGGCAGGCCCTTGGCGTTCTCGGCCAGGTAGGTCCAGCGCGCCCGCTCGGAGATCCAGAACACGCCACGGCCGGTGTATTCGTCGACGTCGTCGATCAGCTGGGCGATCTGCTCTTCGTTGAGCCCGTCGGCTTCCAGCTCCGCCTGGATCTGCCCGCGGCGTTCCTCGAATGCATCTGAGACGTACTTCAGGAACACCAGGCCAAGGATCACGTCCTTGTACTGGGAGGCGTCCATGGAGCCGCGCAGTTTGTCTGCGGCCTTCCAGAGGGTGTCCTTGAGTTCCTTCATGGTGGACGGGGCAAGGTCCACCTTCAATTTAGGGGGCATTACTGGGTTCCTTCGGTCTGTGGTTCGGCGAGCTTAGTACTGGGGTCTGTCAGGGTGAGGCTTCCGCCCGCTACGCCGTCCGTAATCAGGGTAGCGAGTTCCTCCAGCCGTTCGAGGCGTTCGCGGGCTTGCCGCTGGTCGTGTTGCAGCCGGGCGAGCGAATCGGCCAGTTTCTTACGCTGGTTGTCCGGTACGCGGCGGAGGTGCCACTGGCGCCAGGACTTGTCTGTGGCGGGGAGCTTGTTGATGTCCGCGGCTACGACGTCGGGCACCAGGCCGCCAGGATCGCCGGCGTCGATCCGCAGTACTCGTGCGGGAAATACGACGGCGGATCCGCCTTCTCGATCCACAAGAGCGGCGGGCCGGGGGCTGGTGCAAAAGACGACGTCGCCGGGCTGGGTGAGCCGGCCAGCCGGGTTGTTGGCGGCGAAGTCCAAAAGGTCAAGGTGGCGCTGCGGGGTCTGCAGGTTGAGTAGCTCGTCGGGGCCGAGGACGCGAGTCCCGTTTGTAGCCGTCAGATGCACGTCCTCGATCCGGTTCCCTTTGATGTAGGTGAGGTTGCCGCCGGCGATGAGTTCCTCGATGGG
Encoded proteins:
- a CDS encoding class I SAM-dependent DNA methyltransferase, which produces MPPKLKVDLAPSTMKELKDTLWKAADKLRGSMDASQYKDVILGLVFLKYVSDAFEERRGQIQAELEADGLNEEQIAQLIDDVDEYTGRGVFWISERARWTYLAENAKGLPAMDGEQPKSIGQLIDEAMDLIMADNKSLAATLPRIYNRDNVDQRRLGELLDLFNSARFTGQGASKARDLLGEVYEYFLEKFAKAEGKRGGEFYTPAGVVRVLVEVLEPHRGRVYDPCCGSGGMFVQAEKFLAAHNMEGSDISVYGQELNERTWRMAKMNLAIHGLNANLASRWGDTFARDQHPELTGNNGADFIMANPPFNIKDWARSESDPRWKYGVPPAGNANYAWIQHIISKLAPGGSAGVVMANGSMSSNSGGEGEIRAQLVEADLVSCMVVLPTQLFRSTGIPVCTWFFTKDKTAGPRGSVDRTGQVLFIDARSLGYMVDRAERALSDEDIAKIANTYHAWRGTASAVEARLTYDDEAGFCYSATLAEIKAADYVLTPGRYVGAAAVEDDGEPIDEKITRLSKELLEQFEESERLAAVVREQLRRVF